In Brettanomyces bruxellensis chromosome 8, complete sequence, a genomic segment contains:
- a CDS encoding uncharacterized protein (BUSCO:EOG092602I6) — protein sequence MSRLDRLVTLIETGSTPFIRNTAADQLSSLAKQHPEDILNLLSRVYPFLLNKKWETRVTAARALGGIISFAPQWDPNCDDSMNTKLEHQDEGPFAAGKEELNGNGDAVHVKNEIDDDAILDKLLNNFENRLVTLDDFDLSEILKSHIVLLASSGAEYNLDNPGSNLKKRKTEFTTKLGLDDIKKKLQHVSDIQVKKEDDLENMSKSPSQSRSSTSSRESSISPLTPAKPHMSARMRALAKRRARFAKSHSHRNENVDLTRSSVSEELSESKEFEVVSKKKNETAYDVTTQSDENKLCIENKVKTPALLNETSKYSGYVWQFQGLYELLVNDLFNEVWEIRHGCAMGLRELIKYQAKGAGRVKGKTRKENDYRNEKTLEDLCVRLITLFALDRFGDYVSDTVVAPVRENSGQALAALLLHLSDETVLRTFDILLSLIKQDIATLGIQIPCWQVKHGGILGLKYFVSVRTDMLFKHPTIMDRTIDTVLYCLRDDSDDDVQSMAAATLIPITAEFVNLKLDKVFEVLDAIWNNLSSTRDDLSASTGSIMDLLAKLCLHKEVLERMKELAGQNEKYDFKFLVPKLYPFFRHSIINVRKSVLKTLFAFLSIDDDSTKGWINDKAFRFVFQNILMEQNDDVSELSMKVYVTMLSEVAKGSHGSMEDIFKDNWYPLLKLMTTPLGIARFNYSMDPTYILRPSGSTMSSSDIQLTGFNIGKHHGHKRKFPTPSDDSQKKTSSGIPDTEYDLHVNIDAPIINGDLTLVSKEVLLRTRLICAEAMGKTIAHYTSEEALEDVCKQITVDLQDFHSTSRLIASIIVDNYCSTCSELGKQPADIAVKTFGDIFWSKLSDPSLLPSFRESVPTLKGLRTQCLQLFGVFSDVGKVSSSKLPTLPVIVEGEKDAGPNAFGISTAEKVVNQWYKKIYNSMSALYRISSVKPLGDARHRIKMAILDAKSSAELVNISILASYASCYIKLCGLPKKLNPVIRAVMDSIKREESPQLQAKSADFAAYLISFLHEKGKLGASDKMTKNLCAFMCVDTSEVPEFIPNKGLRDAVLSLKKEDADDTDSAQSTIVRKEVYQAKIKRRGGIMALKRLLRKYKADLFNKLPKIKLMMLDALKIFEKGPDYQPTDEEGQAAIDSLELIRSLIGELDQSLYPELFDKADLILDALQSKYSVFRYSASKCFGSVCAIAPGLGFRKLVRSVLPLLNNALEVTNRQGAMEAVYHITNLMGASILPYVIFLIVPVMGRMSDSNNGIRMLATKSFASIIKLVPLEAGIPDPPDMPEDLLEGREKERKFIQQMMDPTKIEPFKLPVSIHATLRKYQQDGVSWLAFLNRYHLHGILCDDMGLGKTLQTICIVASDHHIRAEKFKETGSPEFKRISSLIVCPPSLTGHWEQEFARFAPFMSVLVYAGPPAIRSQLRAGMSKYDVIVTSYDVVRNDCEYMTQKNYNYCVLDEGHIIRNAHTRLTISVKKVKSEHRLILTGTPIQNNVLELWSLFDFLMPGFLGTEKAFNDKFVKPISTSRTSKGSKDQEAGALALETLHKQVLPFMLRRLKEDVLSDLPPKIIQDYYCELSSLQKQLYHDFISKQKGSVKKDISTSNQGGKKHIFQVLQYMRKLCNSPALVVTPNHPQYNDVKSYLGKYNMDLRDIHYAPKLMALKNLLKECGIGLSGNSSSKNQAHDVLQDNVISQHRALIFCQMRDMLDIVENDLLKKHMPDVTYLRMDGSTDPRYRQQIVSKFNGDPSIDVLLLTTKVGGLGLNLTGADTVIFVEHDWNPMNDLQAMDRAHRIGQKKVVNVYRLITKGTLEEKIMGLQKFKLNIANTVVNQQNAGLSSMNSNQLLDLFGEDAEKATKGDKSDQEEAEEGEEPDDTQETSNKGPDDRNVPNEVGLSGKAGKAVTSLGKLWDESQYEEEYNLDSFLKTLK from the coding sequence ATGTCGCGTTTAGATCGCCTCGTTACTCTTATCGAGACGGGATCAACCCCTTTTATACGAAACACTGCAGCAGATCAACTTAGCAGTTTAGCTAAGCAACATCCTGAAGATATTcttaatcttctttctaGGGTTTAtccatttcttttaaacaaaaaatgggAGACGCGTGTAACTGCAGCAAGAGCTTTGGGTGGAATAATTTCGTTTGCTCCTCAATGGGATCCGAATTGCGATGATAGCATGAATACAAAATTAGAACATCAAGATGAAGGACCCTTTGCAGCCGGGAAGGAGGAGTTAAATGGGAACGGAGATGCTGTCCacgtgaaaaatgaaattgatgatgatgctaTTTTAGACAAGTTACTTAACAATTTTGAGAATAGATTAGTTACATTGGATGATTTTGACTTGTCCGAAATTCTAAAGTCCCACATTGTTCTTTTAGCCAGCTCCGGTGCAGAGTACAATTTAGATAATCCTGGTTCTAacttaaagaaaagaaagaccGAATTCACAACAAAATTGGGCTTGGATGatataaagaagaaattacAGCATGTTTCGGATATACAAGTTAAGAAGGAGGATGACTTAGAGAATATGTCTAAGTCACCTTCACAAAGTCGAAGTTCAACGTCTTCGAGAGAGTCTTCCATCTCGCCACTAACACCGGCAAAGCCGCATATGTCGGCACGTATGCGTGCCTTAGCCAAAAGGAGGGCGAGATTTGCAAAATCCCATTCACATCGTAACGAAAATGTTGATTTGACTAGAAGTTCCGTTTCTGAGGAGCTTTCGGAAAGCAAGGAATTTGAGGTAGTTagtaagaagaaaaatgaaactgCTTATGATGTGACGACACAGAGCGACGAGAATAAGCTATGCATAGAGAATAAAGTGAAAACTCCAGCCTTGTTGAATGAGACATCAAAATATAGCGGGTATGTTTGGCAGTTTCAGGGATTGTACGAACTTTTGGTGAATGATCTTTTTAACGAGGTTTGGGAAATTCGTCATGGATGTGCAATGGGGCTAAGAGAGTTGATCAAATATCAGGCCAAGGGGGCCGGCCGTGTTAAAGGAAAAACTAGAAAGGAGAATGACTatagaaatgaaaagaCTTTAGAGGATTTATGCGTTCGTCTGATAACTTTATTTGCATTGGATAGATTTGGCGATTACGTTTCCGATACTGTAGTTGCCCCTGTCCGTGAGAATTCCGGTCAAGCGTTAGCTGCATTATTACTCCACCTATCCGACGAAACAGTATTGAGAACCTTTGATATTCTTTTATCTCTCATAAAGCAGGATATTGCAACGCTCGGAATTCAAATACCCTGCTGGCAAGTGAAGCATGGTGGCATTTTGggattgaaatattttgttagTGTTCGGACGGATATGCTTTTTAAACATCCAACGATAATGGATAGAACTATTGATACTGTACTATATTGCTTACGGGAtgatagtgatgatgatgttcaAAGCATGGCAGCAGCTACACTTATTCCAATTACCGCGGAATTTGTCAATTTGAAACTAGACAAGGTGTTTGAAGTTTTAGATGCAATTTGGAACAATTTATCAAGCACGAGGGATGATTTATCTGCTTCCACCGGTTCTATTATGGACCTCTTGGCGAAACTATGTTTGCATAAGGAAGTTCTTGAAAGGATGAAGGAACTTGCTGGGCAAAACGAGAAGTATGacttcaaatttttggtGCCAAAGCTCTATCCGTTCTTCAGACATTCTATCATTAATGTGCGTAAATCTGTTTTGAAAACTTTATTCGCATTTCTAAGCATTGATGACGATTCCACAAAGGGCTGGATTAATGATAAGGCTTTCAGGTTTGTGTTTCAGAATATTCTTATGGAACAGAATGACGATGTTTCGGAGTTATCTATGAAAGTATATGTGACAATGTTAAGTGAAGTTGCTAAAGGATCGCATGGATCTATGGAAGATATATTTAAAGACAACTGGTATCCTCTACTTAAATTGATGACTACACCGTTAGGAATCGCCCGATTTAATTACTCAATGGATCCAACGTACATTCTTCGCCCAAGTGGAAGCACCATGTCATCATCAGATATACAACTAACTGGATTTAACATTGGCAAACACCATGGccataaaagaaaattccCAACACCAAGTGACGACagtcaaaagaaaacatcTTCAGGTATACCTGACACTGAGTACGATCTGCATGTTAATATAGATGCTCCTATTATCAATGGCGATTTGACTTTGGTTAGTAAAGAGGTATTACTCCGTACTAGATTGATATGTGCAGAAGCAATGGGCAAAACTATAGCTCATTATACCTCAGAAGAAGCTTTAGAAGATGTTTGCAAGCAAATTACAGTAGACTTGCAGGATTTCCACTCAACGTCGAGGCTAATAGCGTCTATTATTGTTGATAATTACTGCTCTACTTGCAGTGAACTCGGCAAGCAGCCAGCTGATATAGCAGTGAAGACATTTGGTGATATATTTTGGAGTAAGCTATCTGATCCATCTTTATTACCGTCATTCAGAGAATCAGTGCCTACTCTTAAGGGTTTGAGAACTCAATGCTTACAGCTATTCGGCGTATTTAGCGATGTGGGTAAGGTTTCTAGTTCGAAACTTCCAACACTACCAGTCATTGTTGAAGGAGAGAAGGATGCAGGGCCTAATGCATTTGGAATTTCAACTGCAGAGAAGGTCGTAAATCAATGGTACAAGAAAATTTACAATTCAATGTCTGCTCTTTATCGGATCAGTTCTGTCAAACCATTGGGTGATGCCAGACATAGAATTAAGATGGCTATTTTAGATGCAAAATCTTCCGCCGAATTGGTCAACATTAGTATTCTGGCTTCTTATGCCTCTTGTTACATCAAACTTTGTGGCTTACCTAAAAAACTTAATCCCGTTATCCGGGCAGTAATGGATAGTATCAAACGGGAGGAGTCTCCTCAATTGCAAGCAAAAAGTGCCGACTTTGCTGCCTAtctaatttctttcttacaCGAAAAAGGAAAGCTTGGAGCTTCAGATAAAATGACAAAGAATTTGTGTGCATTTATGTGTGTGGATACCTCTGAAGTTCCTGAATTTATTCCGAACAAGGGACTCCGTGATGCAGTTTTATCtttaaagaaggaagatGCAGATGATACTGACTCAGCGCAATCCACCATCGTAAGAAAGGAAGTTTATCAagcaaaaattaaaaggaGAGGAGGAATTATGGCTTTGAAGAGGCTCCTTCGAAAGTATAAAGCCGACTTGTTCAATAAGTTGCCTAAGATCAAGTTAATGATGTTGGATGCTCTGAAGATTTTCGAAAAAGGTCCAGATTATCAACCTACCGATGAGGAGGGGCAAGCTGCTATTGACTCATTAGAGCTTATTCGATCTTTGATCGGTGAATTAGATCAAAGTTTATATCCAGAGCTTTTTGACAAGGCAGATTTGATTTTGGATGCGTTGCAGTCCAAATATTCAGTTTTCCGCTACTCTGCATCGAAGTGCTTCGGTAGTGTTTGTGCGATTGCTCCGGGACTGGGATTCCGGAAGTTGGTTCGGAGTGTTCTACCTTTGCTTAATAATGCACTTGAAGTTACCAATAGACAAGGTGCCATGGAGGCAGTTTATCACATAACAAACCTTATGGGCGCTTCAATACTTCCTTATGTGATCTTTCTAATTGTTCCAGTTATGGGACGAATGAGTGATTCCAATAATGGAATAAGGATGCTAGCTACAAAATCGTTTGCTTCAATCATAAAACTAGTCCCACTTGAAGCCGGTATACCAGACCCGCCTGATATGCCGGAGGATTTGTTAGAAGGTAgagagaaggaaagaaagtttATACAACAGATGATGGATCCTACTAAGATCGAGCCATTCAAATTACCAGTTTCAATTCACGCAACCTTAAGAAAATATCAGCAAGATGGTGTTAGCTGGTTAGCATTTCTTAACAGGTACCACCTACACGGTATTCTATGTGATGATATGGGTCTTGGAAAGACGTTACAAACAATATGTATTGTTGCTAGTGATCACCACATACGTGCAGAGAAGTTCAAGGAGACGGGCTCTCCGGAGTTTAAGAGGATATCATCATTGATTGTTTGCCCACCCTCCCTTACTGGTCATTGGGAGCAGGAATTTGCGAGATTTGCACCCTTCATGTCTGTTCTTGTTTATGCGGGACCTCCAGCTATTCGAAGCCAACTCAGGGCAGGAATGTCAAAGTACGATGTTATCGTCACCTCTTATGATGTTGTTAGAAATGATTGTGAGTATATGACACAAAAGAATTATAATTACTGTGTTCTAGATGAGGGTCATATAATCAGGAATGCACATACGAGACTAACTATTTCTgtgaagaaggtgaaatCTGAACATCGATTAATTTTAACCGGTACTCCAATTCAGAACAATGTTTTGGAATTGTGGTCGTTGTTTGATTTCCTCATGCCCGGCTTTTTGGGCACAGAAAAGGCATttaatgataaatttgttAAACCGATTTCAACATCCAGAACAAGTAAGGGCAGCAAAGATCAGGAAGCTGGTGCATTAGCGTTGGAGACATTGCACAAACAGGTTCTTCCATTCATGCTGAGGAGACTCAAGGAGGATGTTTTATCAGATCTTCCTCCTAAGATTATCCAGGACTATTATTGTGAGCTTTCAAGCTTGCAAAAGCAATTGTATCatgattttatttcaaagcAGAAAGGATCTGTCAAGAAGGATATATCGACTTCAAACCAAGGTGGAAAGAAACACATTTTCCAGGTTCTTCAGTATATGAGAAAGTTGTGTAACTCTCCCGCCTTAGTGGTCACTCCAAATCATCCGCAGTATAATGATGTGAAGTCGTATTTGGGTAAATATAACATGGATCTTAGGGATATTCATTACGCACCAAAATTGATGGCATTGaagaatttgttgaagGAGTGTGGAATCGGTCTAAGTGGAAACTCTTCATCCAAAAATCAGGCTCATGATGTCTTACAGGATAACGTTATTTCACAGCATCGTGCCCTCATTTTCTGTCAAATGCGTGACATGCTGGATATCGTTGAAAACGacttgttgaagaagcatATGCCGGATGTAACTTATTTAAGAATGGATGGATCTACGGATCCTCGATACAGACAGCAGATAGTGTCGAAGTTTAACGGTGATCCATCTATCGATGTCTTATTGCTTACGACTAAGGTCGGTGGATTGGGATTGAATTTGACTGGAGCTGATACGGTTATATTTGTGGAGCATGACTGGAACCCAATGAATGATTTACAGGCAATGGACAGGGCACACAGAATTGGACAGAAAAAGGTCGTGAATGTATACCGATTGATTACAAAGGGAACGTTGGAGGAGAAAATTATGGGACTTCAGAAGTTCAAGCTTAACATTGCCAATACCGTTGTTAACCAGCAGAATGCTGGTCTTTCATCTATGAATTCGAACCAATTGCTTGATTTGTTTGGAGAGGATGCCGAAAAGGCTACAAAAGGTGATAAAAGTgatcaagaagaagctgaagaaggtgaagagcCTGATGACACCCAAGAAACTTCAAATAAGGGACCAGATGATAGGAACGTTCCAAACGAAGTTGGACTATCGGGTAAGGCTGGAAAAGCTGTTACGAGCTTAGGAAAATTGTGGGATGAATCCCAATACGAGGAAGAGTACAATTTGGATTCTTTCCTTAAAACGCTTAAATAA
- the UBC7 gene encoding Ubiquitin-conjugating enzyme E2 7, with translation MCARLSTAQRRLLKEYKELLKDPTEGIVAAPISESNLFNWHCLLVGPPGTPYEHGVFAAKMSFPKDYPLSPPKLKFTSEIFHPNIYKDGTVCISILHPPGNDPMMYESADERWGPLQSIEKILLSVCSMLAEPNPNSPANVDAAKLWREDRELYNKVVRRQVIDSLR, from the coding sequence ATGTGTGCAAGACTATCGACTGCGCAGAGGAGGTTGCTTAAAGAGTATAAGGAACTGCTAAAAGATCCAACGGAGGGAATCGTTGCTGCTCCAATCAGTGAGAGTAATCTTTTTAATTGGCATTGCCTTCTTGTGGGGCCTCCAGGGACTCCATATGAACATGGTGTGTTTGCTGCAAAGATGTCATTTCCTAAGGACTACCCATTGTCCCCACCAAAGCTTAAATTCACATCGGAGATATTTCATCCAAACATATATAAAGATGGAACAGTGTGTATTTCAATTCTCCATCCTCCAGGAAATGACCCAATGATGTATGAATCGGCAGATGAACGTTGGGGTCCTCTGCAGAGCATCGAGAAAATCCTTTTGAGTGTTTGCTCAATGTTGGCAGAGCCAAATCCAAACTCTCCCGCCAATGTTGATGCAGCCAAACTATGGAGGGAAGACCGTGAATTATACAACAAAGTGGTTAGGAGGCAAGTGATTGATAGCCTTAGGTGA
- a CDS encoding uncharacterized protein (BUSCO:EOG09264DT4), whose amino-acid sequence MSQNVAEITEKTREAIQKVIDAKLNSSKSVQKTSIKDDASYIKYTPSNAIRSDRTGKQRVIKIVDKKTDPMLMPSFKIKRAPDGPSDEEPVPVLHKDNTPKLTKEEQRKWTIPPAISNWKNNKGFTISIDKRLASFGQDDDRFKMSDKFSVLTDALTQAHDEAKAELKRKAELKHEIERKKLLDDQHKLRRIAREAHMRRGIGSSDRKYINDKEPASSGLASQREIARRERRKRAERELRMGSMGTESRVKLLARKDGREISDRVAIGVAASAHGNNETDSYDSNLFMHAAGKSTRRGEEQVYEGSLFGAQDAVNDIYRARDSDKYKGLGMETANKEMNSIAKEKRFDDLSSSGPVSFEMEKSDSREEENRNNFGRAEKASGLHIKK is encoded by the coding sequence ATGAGTCAGAACGTTGCAGAAATTACAGAGAAAACTAGAGAAGCAATCCAGAAAGTGATAGATGCGAAGTTGAATAGTTCGAAGAGTGTGCAGAAGACTTCGATCAAAGATGACGCTTCTTATATAAAGTATACACCGAGTAACGCAATTAGAAGTGATCGAACAGGGAAGCAACGTGTTATAAAAATAGTGGATAAGAAGACTGATCCTATGTTGATGCCAAGcttcaaaataaagagGGCTCCAGATGGACCAAGTGACGAAGAACCAGTTCCCGTTCTTCATAAAGACAATACACCAAAACTTACAAAGGAAGAGCAAAGAAAGTGGACGATCCCACCCGCGATTTCAAACTGGAAGAACAACAAAGGGTTTACGATATCTATTGACAAAAGATTGGCGTCTTTTGGACaggatgatgatagatTTAAAATGAGCGATAAATTTAGCGTTTTGACTGATGCACTTACGCAGGCCCATGACGAGGCAAAAGCAGAACTCAAACGGAAGGCGGAGCTTAAACATGAAatagaaaggaagaaactACTAGATGACCAACATAAATTGAGAAGAATAGCGAGAGAAGCTCATATGAGGAGAGGCATCGGCAGTAGTGACAGGAAGTACATTAATGACAAAGAACCAGCTTCCTCGGGTTTGGCATCACAAAGAGAGATAGCAAGAAGGGAGAGACGGAAAAGAGCAGAAAGAGAACTCCGTATGGGTTCTATGGGTACAGAATCTAGGGTGAAGCTTCTTGCaagaaaagatggaagagaaatatcTGATCGTGTGGCGATCGGAGTGGCTGCAAGTGCTCATGGGAACAACGAGACTGATTCATATGATTCAAACTTATTCATGCATGCTGCTGGAAAATCAACCAGACGTGGAGAGGAACAGGTGTATGAAGGTTCCCTTTTCGGAGCACAGGATGCCGTCAACGATATCTACAGGGCAAGGGATTCTGATAAGTATAAAGGTCTTGGAATGGAGACAGCTAACAAGGAAATGAATTCGATAGCGAAAGAGAAGAGATTCGATGatctttcatcatcaggACCAGTCTCATTTGAGATGGAAAAGTCAGAttcaagagaagaagaaaacagaaacaACTTTGGTCGCGCAGAAAAGGCCAGTGGGCTTCACATTAAGAAATAG
- a CDS encoding uncharacterized protein (MEROPS:MER0029722) yields MDYDRSSTVEKETAPPNLKELKNVAVSYHYTSSIPLAVWLRTSSRILKHAEAYLSQGVTDQAYILYTRFIDLFAYHLYKHPDLTDLKRQKDSDLYKHYLSMKAQLPKLMSDVEKLNDVLKKRHDDYIKSVKAKGKLIQREREERLKEEATEFKRSMLLNKSNKDIEDKNAPESDLNDALLAKKLKSLSRIRLNNGQNRSLIQRTTYPILPLPHNNIDHSVPQLNNNIRQTSKENKIAPKQITHRAVNFTEKGIPLRTLFVPSNLVDKFLKIASRNTKRKLETCGLLCGKLNRNAFFVTTLVIPEQESTQNTCNTKNEEKLFEVIDNLDLFMLGWIHTHPTQSCFLSSVDLHSQNSYQIMLNEAIAIVCSPDKKFHKHIGVFRLTDPPGVDTISHCAKTGFHPHNEKNLYKECQRLGINNSKTGHVVMMENLSFETKDLRK; encoded by the coding sequence ATGGATTACGACCGATCTTCAACGGTAGAAAAGGAAACCGCACCACCAAATCTTAAAGAGCTCAAAAATGTGGCAGTTTCTTACCATTACACCTCTAGTATACCATTAGCGGTCTGGCTACGTACATCTTCTCGTATATTAAAGCATGCGGAAGCATATTTATCCCAAGGTGTAACTGACCAGGCATACATTTTATACACGAGATTCATTGACTTATTTGCATATCATTTGTATAAGCATCCTGATCTCACTGATTTGAAACGTCAGAAAGACTCGGATTTATATAAACATTACTTAAGCATGAAAGCACAATTACCAAAGCTGATGTCTGATGTTGAAAAGTTAAACGATGTGCTCAAGAAAAGGCACGATGACTATATTAAAAGTGTAAAAGCGAAAGGAAAGTTGATACAAAGAGAAAGGGAAGAGAgattgaaagaagaagccaCTGAATTCAAGAGATCTATGCTATTAAACAAAAGCAACAAGGACATTGAAGACAAAAACGCTCCAGAATCTGACCTAAACGATGCTTTGTTGGCAAAGAAGCTAAAATCTCTTTCCAGAATTAGATTGAATAATGGACAAAACAGATCACTGATACAAAGAACAACTTATCCGATACTACCGCTGCCACATAATAATATCGATCATAGCGTACCACAGTTGAACAATAATATTAGACAAACCAGcaaggaaaacaaaatagCACCGAAGCAAATTACACATCGAGCAGTGAATTTCACGGAAAAGGGCATACCTCTGAGGACTTTGTTTGTTCCATCAAATCTAGTCGATAAATTCTTGAAGATTGCATCAAGGAATACAAAACGAAAGTTGGAAACATGCGGCCTTCTCTGTGGAAAATTGAACCGAAATGCATTCTTCGTAACAACTTTGGTAATTCCAGAGCAAGAATCCACGCAAAACACATGTAATACCAAAAACGAAGAAAAACTGTTCGAGGTGATCGATAATTTAGATTTGTTTATGTTAGGATGGATTCATACACATCCAACACAGTcatgctttctttcatcTGTGGATCTTCACAGCCAAAATTCTTATCAAATTATGCTAAACGAAGCTATCGCAATTGTATGTTCGcctgataaaaaatttcacaaaCACATCGGTGTGTTTAGACTAACCGATCCGCCAGGTGTGGATACAATAAGCCATTGCGCCAAAACCGGATTTCATCCTCATAACGAGAAAAACTTATATAAAGAATGCCAAAGATTGGGAATAAACAACTCAAAAACTGGACATGTTGTTATGATGGAGAATCTTTCGTTCGAAACAAAGGATTTACGGAAGTAA